ATCTGGTTTGCTCGTCTGAAAACGGTGTGTTTTCAACGATAAAAAAACTCCACAATGAAGCCGTTCAGCTCTCAAGAATAGATACCTCTTACGATGAGCTGAACAGCCTGATAGAACAGCTTTCTTTGGCAAGAGAGGAAATAGAAAGAGTTTTAACAAAGATGTCTGATTTCGAATACGATTCCAAAAAGCTGGGCTCCCTGAGAGAACGCCGGGATCTACTTCATACAGCAATGAGAAAATTCGGCGGTACTTTTGAAAACATGATAAACCGCAGAACAGAACTGCAGGATATTCTCTCCGCTTCTTCAGTCTCAGAAGAAACGATCCGTCAAGCGAAAGAAGCTTTGTCATATTTGGAAAAAAAAGTATATGATCTTTCCTCCGCCTTGAGCGAGAGAAGGAAAAAGTCTTCTTTAAAACTGACAAATCAAATATGCGAAATGCTGGAAAGCCTCGGCTTCAAAGGAGCCAGGTTCAAAGTCGAAATCAACGAAAAAAAATCCGGCGATCACAGAATCGAAGATGTTTTCCTGGACGAAACCGGCAGAGACGAAGTCGAATTCCTGTTTTCCGCAAATCCGGATCTCAAAATGGACACTCTTTCCAAAGTTGTCTCCGGAGGAGAACTTTCGAGGATCGCTCTGGCTATTCAAGCGACAACTATGCAGCAGAGGCTTCTCCCCGTCATTGTGTTCGATGAAATAGACATCGGCATTTCCGGCAAAACAGCAAGGTCGGTCGGAAAGTACCTTCACGACATGTCTCGTCAGCGGCAGGTCATCGTCATAACGCATCTCCCGCAGATAGCATCGTTCGCAGATCATTACATCGTAGTCAACAAAAATGTTTCAGGCGGATCATCCGAAACCGCGATAACATACGCAAACGAATCTATCGAACGTGTAAAAGCCGTCGCGGCACTTGCAAGCGGCAAGACCGTGACAAAAGAAGCTCTCGATTACGCGCAAAGCCTCATTAATTCAAAATAAAACGCAAAGGAGGCATATTATGGAAATTTCTGCGGTTGAAATTGAGAACGGAAAAGGTTTCAATTTAGTTATCGGGTCCTCTCATTTCATAATGACTCCGGAAGATATAGCCGAAGCGATCCTGAAAGCCGTCCCTGCAGTGAAGTATGCCGTCTCGTTTTGCGAGGCTTCGGATCCGGCTTTAATCAGGTCCGAAAGCAACGATGAAGAACTGCTCGATCTTTCGCAGCGAAACGCAATGGCGGTGGGAGCAGGCCATTCTTTCATAATTTTCGTCAAAGACTGCTATCCAATAAATTTTTTAAATTCACTGAAAAACCTGCCCGAGATAACAAACATATACTGCGCAACTGCAAATCCTGTTCACGTTATTGTCGCATCAGCCGGCAAAGGAAAGGCCATCATCGGAGTCGCCGATGGAAATTCACCGAAAGGTTTTGAAAACAATGAAGAAAGAAAGAAGAGATTCGAATTTCTGAGAAAAATCGGCTACAAACTTTCTTTCTGACGAAACAGCTGTCCTTCCACTTTCTTTGCGTGTAAAATACATTTTTATTGAAATATATTTTAAAGTAGAATTCATACTGTAAAAAAGGAGGATCGAATGAATTTTTTACTTTTAATAGCATTGACGTCATTGACGGTTAATCAGCTTCCCGTTGGCGGACCCGGAACATATTCCATTAAGGACGAACCCCTGTATTTCTCCTTCGAGGCTCAAAGAAGCGGGTATCTTTCAGTCGTCGTCAAAGCGTCTGACGATAATACTGATCTCACTTTAACCGGCAGAGGCCCCAACACTTATTTCCTCGATATGTCTCCTGCCGTTGTCGACATAGACGCCGGAGGCAACACGGGTACTGAACAGGCGGTTTTTACCATACAATCGCCGGGAACTTATTATTTAATAGTCAATCCATATTCTGCCCTTACTGAAGAAAAAAATTTCGAAGTTCTCGCCTGGTTTTATGAAACCGGCGAACTTATTGAAACCTCCGGCATGATAACAGTCGCGGAAAGAAATATAAACGATATGGAAAATTTGTCGGGGAATCTCAATCTTTCAGAACCAATCCAGATATTCATCCCTCAAAACTACGACGCGTCGTCAAATTTGATATATGTCAGAGCAGAAGCCAGCGAAGACATAATGCTCGAATTATATTCCCCGGAAAATCCTCTTTCTTACATACTGCAATCCGATTACGATCTTGAAGGAAATCTCGGCATAGAGGAATTGCTATATTATTCAGGAAAGGAAAAACCTCTGATCGTCGTAAGACCTTATCAGATAACTGACACGACAGAAATTTTTTTCAACGTATATTTTGAAACAGTCCCCGAAGACGACAAGCTTACCCTTTCATCAAACAAAGCTGTTGACGAATCATTCATAGACCCGGACAATAACGCGCTGTCATATGTTTACAGCGTTTCTATCCCCGAAGACGGCCTTTCGGAAGTAAATCTTTCCTCCGACGACGCCGATCTGGTTCTCATGGCCTTCTCTGATGACACCATGTATTATTCCGACAACGATTTTGACGGAAATACAGGCCATGAAAAACTTATTCTTCCGGGAGGAAAATATTACATCGTAGTCACAAACAATCCGAATTCAAGACAATACTCTGATTTCACGATTGAGGTACTTCATCATCAGGACAGAGATGCCTCCCGCACTAATGCGACAACCTTAAAACTCGGAGTCCGCAGCAACGGAGACTTGTCTTACGGGAACTTCGATTTTCAGGATTATTTTGTTTTCACTGCCGATCAAAAAGCGACGTACACTTTTGAAGTTCAGGGACTTACCGGTGAAGGCGACCTGATAATGGCCGTCGAAGCTTCCGATGGAGAATCACTCCTTTATTCAGACATCGACAACAACGGAGACCCTACTAACGAAATCTGCACGATCGAACTTGACAGAGGGCAGAAAGTATATGTAAAAATTTATCCGTACTCGGATTATGACGGTGTCTTCACGGACTGCGGATACTTTTTAATTGTAACGATGGAATGAATTCGAAAGGGGCAGTAGCTCAGATGGAAGAGCGCCTCCCTCGCACGGAGGAGGCCGGCGGTTCGAATCCGCTCTGCTCCATTTTTTTCCCTGATCGAATCGAATTCCGAATAATTATAAAAGCGGCCGGCCTTTCCGTAGGATGTGCCGGAGAACTCCGCCAGGGCTGGAAGGCAGCAACGGTATCCAGAGCACTCCTGTCGGGAACAAAGCTGGCCGCTTAAAAAAAGGAACGGGGATGAGCGATGATTATCTGATTCTGGCGAGAAGGCTGAGACCCGCTGATTTTGAAGGTTTGATAGGTCAAAAACACGTCGTTGAGACCCTTAAAAGCGCTCTCGACAAAGGCAAAGTGGCGCAGGCATATCTTTTCGCAGGACCGAGAGGAGTAGGCAAAACAAC
This is a stretch of genomic DNA from candidate division WOR-3 bacterium. It encodes these proteins:
- a CDS encoding adenosine-specific kinase; protein product: MEISAVEIENGKGFNLVIGSSHFIMTPEDIAEAILKAVPAVKYAVSFCEASDPALIRSESNDEELLDLSQRNAMAVGAGHSFIIFVKDCYPINFLNSLKNLPEITNIYCATANPVHVIVASAGKGKAIIGVADGNSPKGFENNEERKKRFEFLRKIGYKLSF
- a CDS encoding AAA family ATPase is translated as MIKSINIKNVATIKNAEIHFDKGLNIITGETGAGKSLIFDAISLSLGHESDRRSFRSDAAPPEIKTILTDNSGKEIFLEIKIQRKGRPPRTIDGEKSGVERVRSVSSQTVMMFGQNRISELLRPEFFHEYLDNFSENDAIFSAYKEFFDRYRIQIKELSRLEKEKLAGDERKRLAEYELKELNDLDIKSGEWEDINSSIKKIENYEKIKTHLLNCEDLVCSSENGVFSTIKKLHNEAVQLSRIDTSYDELNSLIEQLSLAREEIERVLTKMSDFEYDSKKLGSLRERRDLLHTAMRKFGGTFENMINRRTELQDILSASSVSEETIRQAKEALSYLEKKVYDLSSALSERRKKSSLKLTNQICEMLESLGFKGARFKVEINEKKSGDHRIEDVFLDETGRDEVEFLFSANPDLKMDTLSKVVSGGELSRIALAIQATTMQQRLLPVIVFDEIDIGISGKTARSVGKYLHDMSRQRQVIVITHLPQIASFADHYIVVNKNVSGGSSETAITYANESIERVKAVAALASGKTVTKEALDYAQSLINSK